In the genome of Sphaeramia orbicularis chromosome 13, fSphaOr1.1, whole genome shotgun sequence, one region contains:
- the LOC115432081 gene encoding complement C1q-like protein 2 produces the protein MIRAVVFLSLLAAAHAQFGWNGPKPSNIPTVAPQNQCSEQASCTCCLMLQRVHDMRTHFNNSLNDLEKATEKTMKALMDFKEKRVAFSAGLYKGFRCTTKSTSDQIAMYETVFINMGEGYDVDTGVFTAPVSGVYSITVTVYSDAGSENSQLHACAQLHVNGMTVAGASEQNTHDQEDSVSIVVARELNEGDEVSVNLPAGCMLCDDSHYNTFSAFLLYANY, from the exons ATGATCAGAG ctgttgTTTTCCTGAGTCTGCTGGCTGCAGCACATGCCCAGTTTGGCTGGAATGGACCTAAACCGAGCAACATACCCACCGTGGCCCCTCAAAATC aGTGTTCAGAGCAGGCATCATGTACCTGCTGTTTAATGCTGCAAAGGGTGCACGATATGAGGACACATTTCAACAACTCTTTGAATGATCTGGAGAAAGCAACTGAAAAAACCATGAAAGCTTTGATGGATTTTAAGG AAAAAAGGGtcgccttctctgctggcctataCAAGGGTTTTAGATGCACTACAAAGTCCACTTCTGACCAAATTGCCATGTATGAAACTGTCTTCATCAACATGGGAGAAGGTTATGATGTAGACACTGGTGTTTTCACTGCTCCTGTGTCTGGAGTCTACAGCATCACTGTCACCGTCTACAGTGATGCTGGTAGTGAAAATAGTCAACTGCATGCCTGTGCCCAACTGCATGTTAATGGAATGACCGTTGCTGGGGCCAGTGAACAGAACACCCACGACCAAGAAGACTCTGTATCAATTGTTGTTGCTCGTGAGCTGAACGAGGGAGATGAGGTGTCTGTCAACCTGCCTGCCGGCTGCATGCTCTGTGATGACAGCCACTATAATACTTTCAGTGCCTTTCTGCTTTATGCTAACTATTAG
- the LOC115431851 gene encoding C1q-related factor-like: protein MRAVVFLCLLGASSVYAQYQWTQNATHSKNPPPPACASHYASCGCCLMERQMERMMEFFNFSHNLLSNHLTETKNAIKQMKAAATGFSVALPKQNQCLGPFSMAKNITYGTVTINKGNNYDTSTGVYTAPVAGVYSLAVTIYSNFTGQTPTKACANLSVNGNTVAQLKEKSNGDHQDSSSVVITKKLQAGDKVSVIQPPGCAFCGANHNFNTFTGFLLYLKN from the exons ATGAGAG CTGTAGTATTTCTGTGTCTGCTGGGGGCATCATCTGTGTACGCTCAGTATCAATGGACCCAAAATGCAACACATTCAAAAAATCCACCTCCACCTG CGTGTGCTTCTCATTATGCATCGTGTGGCTGCTGTCTGATGGAGAGGCAGATGGAGAGGATGATGGAGTTCTTTAACTTCTCCCATAACCTGTTGTCTAATCACCTGACAGAGACAAAGAATGCCATCAAACAAATGAAGG CCGCTGCCACTGGCTTCTCTGTTGCCTTGCCCAAACAAAACCAGTGCCTTGGCCCCTTCTCTATGGCCAAGAACATCACCTATGGAACGGTCACCATTAACAAGGGAAACAACTACGACACATCTACTGGTGTTTACACTGCTCCAGTCGCTGGTGTTTACAGCCTCGCAGTTACTatatacagtaattttactgGTCAGACGCCGACAAAGGCCTGTGCCAACCTGTCTGTTAATGGTAACACGGTGGCTCAACTCAAAGAGAAATCGAATGGTGACCACCAAGATAGCAGCAGTGTTGTTATCACCAAAAAACTTCAGGCTGGGGACAAGGTGTCTGTGATCCAGCCTCCTGGATGTGCCTTCTGTGGTGCCAACCATAACTTCAACACCTTCACTGGTTTCCTCTTGTATcttaaaaattaa
- the LOC115431918 gene encoding collagen alpha-1(VIII) chain-like — translation MAVLASLLLCGLMCVSVKVEAMTQTVGDQLRPHAIAFTGPLNCNKWDCNCTFTRQRGCCCAANDMYELENETFMRMKYLWHQIEELAGHVEHCTAAKKIAFKATINPDIAVMIPGTTDHCFGPFNSNVPIPYGIVALNHGNGYNPSLGIFTAPRGGVYVFSFTVYSSVSDGQRLYHKVQLMKDGDLVSGVWENNREDSEDSATQRVILEMEAGCQVYLELVSGRKLCSSLELNIFTGYMLYPLYNSD, via the exons ATGGCTGTGTTAGCTTCCCTGCTGCTGTGCGGGTTGATGTGTGTCTCTGTAAAGGTGGAAGCAATGACCCAAACTGTTGGTGATCAGCTGAGACCACATGCAA TCGCTTTTACGGGGCCTCTGAACTGTAACAAGTGGGACTGTAACTGTACTTTCACTCGCCAGCGTGGCTGTTGTTGTGCAGCCAACGACATGTATGAACTTGAGAATGAAACTTTCATGAGGATGAAATATCTATGGCATCAGATCGAAGAACTGGCAGGACACGTTGAGCATTGTACAG CTGCCAAAAAGATCGCCTTCAAAGCAACAATAAACCCAGATATTGCCGTTATGATCCCTGGAACTACTGATCATTGCTTCGGTCCTTTCAATAGTAACGTTCCTATCCCCTACGGCATCGTGGCTCTGAACCATGGGAATGGGTATAACCCCTCCCTtg GTATCTTCACTGCCCCTCGAGGTGGTGTTTATGTCTTTTCCTTCACAGTCTATTCATCTGTATCTGATGGTCAACGCCTCTACCACAAA GTCCAGCTGATGAAGGATGGGGACTTAGTAAGTGGCGTGTGGGAGAATAATAGAGAGGATTCAGAGGATAGTGCCACTCag CGTGTGATATTGGAGATGGAGGCAGGCTGTCAGGTCTACTTGGAGCTGGTTTCTGGGAGGAAGCTGTGTtcaagcctggaactgaacatctTTACTGGTTACATGTTGTACCCATTATACAACAGCGACTAA